The sequence below is a genomic window from Sulfitobacter sp. SK012.
GGATCGGGTCTGGGGCTGAGCATGGTATATGGATTTGCCAAGCAATCGGGTGGTCATGTTGTGATCTACAGCGAGATGGGGCAGGGCACGACCGTTAACCTATTCTTGCCAATCGCTGCTGAAGCAGAGGCAGGACAGGAGAGTGCAAAGTTAGGAAATATCTCTGCGTCGGTGGGTGAAACGATCCTTGTGGTCGAGGATGACCCGAAGGTCTTGCGCTTGACAGTCACTCGTCTCGAAGAGCTGGGGTATCAAGTCATCGCAGCCACGAATGGTCCAAAAGCGATAGATGTTCTAAAACGGCACGAGGATATTGATCTCGTCCTGTCCGACGTCGTGATGCCCGGCGGTATGACTGGTTTTGACGTTGCCGATCAGGCACTGGCGTTGCGACCGGACTTGAAAACCCTGCTGGCCACTGGTTATGCCAAAGGGGTTGAACCGCGTGATGCAGCGTCTATCAAAACCGACCACAGGATTTTGCGTAAACCCTATGGCATGAAGGAACTGGCGCGCACTTTGCGTGAGCTACTGGATGGCAGCACGCTATGAAGTTTCGACGTCCGCAGTGAAGGCATAGCCGATACCGCGGACGGTTTTGATCAGAACTGGCGTGCTCGGGTCACGCTCAATCTTGCGGCGTAGGCGCGCGATCCGATTGTCGATGGTACGATCAAGTGGAGACCATTCCGCGCCATTCAGCAGGTCCATCAAACGATCACGCGACAAAATCCGCTTGGGGTTCTGCAAGAAGACATTGAGCAGACGGAATTCTCCACTTGTCAGATTCACAACAGCGCCAGTACGGTCAAGCAGTTCGAATTGATCGAAACGCGCCACCATGCCATCGAATGAATGTATTGTGATATTGTCCGCTGAATGCACATCATTGGTCTGCGCAGGCAGGGAACCAGCGCGATCACGCCGTATCACCGCCCTCAGGTAAAGGTTACTCACTGCCTCTGGCGCAAACCATGTCGATGAATATGCTGGTTGTCCTTGAAATATTTCACCTTTTCTACATTCGAAATATCTTTGGACCGTCGATCAATTGGGCGACTTTGAAAGGGACGCGGCCGGTTTGGATTAGCGTTTTTCTCGTCACTGCAGCGCAATTCGCAGCAACCTACTTGCCTGCGGCACAGCCTGTACTCGGGACACAAGCTGTGCCTGTGCTAGACGGAATGCTGATCATTACTATAGGCGTCATTTTCTTTGCTATTATTGAAACGGAGAAGCAGTTGCGTCTGATCCTCACCAGCAGCAACGAAATCTGAGTGGTCTTTAAATGGTGCACCGTTTCCAGCGCAAGCTAAGCAAAAAGGGCATGAATTAGCGCAGTACAAATGCGAGAATTATCAAGCATAGTATGATGTTCATAACTCGGATCGCCAAAGAAACCCGCCGCCGCAGACTTATTTGCTTGAATGGATTAGTCATAATCGAACCGCTCCGACAGGATACGATGAGAGGGCGTTCCCCTCTCAATCAGGTGATCTTCAACGATATCCATCATGATAGCGGGTCCGCACATTACAAAGACCCATTCGCTGATCTCTTTTGCTGAAAAAACGCGATCTATGAGCGCGGCATCTATGAATCCTATCTCTCCGTGCCAGGTTTCTGGCGGCTCTGACACGACATAGGTCACGTCCTGCTCCCCCAATTCGTCACGACAAGCAATCTGATCGACCACCCGGTTTCCATAGATTAACTTCACCTTGCGCGGGTCCCCGGTCAGACGCATTTGCCTGAGGATGCCCAGCAGCGGCGCAAGCCCAACACCACCTGCAATCAGAGCGACCCCAGGTTCGGCGCGGCCATTGACAGACAGATTGCCATATGGGCCGTCAAGATAAGCGACCGTTCCAGCCTTTATCCGGCCAAGGGTTCGTGTGAAGTCGCCAAGCTCTTTAATCATAAAGGCAATTTCCGTTCCGGCCGCCGGTGCGGAGCAAATGGAGAACGGATTTTCCTTCATCGAGAATGAACTTTGTCCCACATTCAACCAGACAAATTGCCCGGCTTTGTAATCAAGACCTGAATGACCGTCTGGTTTCATGATCACTTCCCATTGCTTTGGCGTCAATTGGGCAACGGAAGTCACGCGCCAAGGTCGTGCCTTGTCCAGAATGGGTACCAACAGATAAACATAAAGCAGCGATCCAACTGCAACACCCGACATTGCCAGCCACACCCAGGTCATCGCAGGCTGTGATCCATATCGCCCCGCATAGACGGTGTGATGTAACAAAAGCAGCGCGATCAAGAGCGCGCCGATCCCGTGTATCAGGCGCCACGTCTCATATTTGTAGTCCAGTTGAGTGCGCCCTATCGCCAGAAGAACAAGACTTGGAAAAAGCAGATAGGCTCCAATGCCTGTGGACAGAGCGGAAAAATCAGTTGTTATTGTTAGTTGCCGCGTGGGGTCCCAAGGGCGTTGACCACCGGAAGGCGTACCTTGGTAGAGAAATGGGTGCAGCAAAGCAAAGACCAGTGCCGTGCGAGCCATGATCTGATGAAACCGCATGGTCACATCCATACCAACGCCATTCGAAATACTCTTGAAGCGACCGGAGAGGACGAATTCCATGAGGACCATCGAGAAGGCAAGAATACCAAGACCAGATGCAAGTTCCTGGTGAAACGGGCGTGGTGATCCCCCGACCACCCAGGACAAGATCAACGGCAATGTGACAACGACAAGGTAAGCGACGATCAAAAAGAGCGGTTTCATTTATCCAGTTTATTCCACTTCCTCTGTACGCTCAATTTCGAACTATTTTCAGTGCTTTTTGCGTCAGAACGGCGTTGTTGCACAGATCGCCTCTTCACTGATATCACGTCGGTTTGTTCCATTCAGGATGTCGTAAATGCCGCATAAATTCAACGTCAGTCGTCGTGACAAGATCCCAAAACAAAAGCATAGTGTGATCAATGGGCCCGAGTACAACGAATCTCTGCGACGGCGCGCTGATCTGACGGTTTGGATCAGTGAAGATGCACCTAGCTTGTGGTCGGCACAGCGCCAAAAGACGCGTGGTGGACAGCCGCGCTATTCGGATCTGGCGATTGAGCTTTGCCTGACGCTCGGTATGGTTTTCCAACAACCGCTGCGCCAGACGCAAGGATTGATGCGCAGTATCGCGGCTTTACTGCGAGTCGAGATTGCGGTGCCTGATTTCTCGACGCTCTCGACGCTCTCGCGCCGGGGCAACGGCTTGGTTTTGTCAGAAAGGCACAGATCGAACAGTCGCGCTCCGATCCATCTGGTTGTGGACAGCACCGGATTGAAGATCTTTGGTGACGGGGACTGGCTTGAGGAAAAGCATAAAACCAAGCGCAAACGGCGCTCTTGGCGCAAACTGCACCTCGGTCTTGATCTTGCCAGCGGCGAGATCGTCTGCGCGGACCTCACCACCGATGACGTCGGCGATCCGACGGCGCTGCCAGATCTCTTGGACCAAGTCGACGGTCCGGTTGATCTGTTCTTCGCAGATGGAGCTTACGACGGAGAACCAACATCTGATTTGCTAGCCGCTCGGTTCGGATCGATGATCGAGGTCACGATCCCGCCTCCCAAAAACGCAATACTGAGTCTCAATGCGGCCAAAGATCCGACGGCACGTGACGGCCATATCGCCGAGATCGCAACCCATGGGCGGATGGCCTGGCAGAAAGCCACTGGCTACAATCAACGCAGCCGAGGTGAAACTCTCATAGGCCGTTGGAAAACAGTTATTGGGCCCAAGCTAAAGGCGCGCAACTTCGAAAATCATAAAACAGAGGCCAGGATTGGCGTGCAGGTTCTCAACAGAATGACCGGACTTGGCCGGCCACGTTTCGAACGCACCGCCTGAATTCCGTCTCCGGTAGGGCGCGTTCCCAGTTGCAGCTGATCCGTGCAACAAGGCCATTTGCAGCGGCGATCTTGATCTTTCAAAACCGGGTGCTGGCGCGCACAGAGCATACGGCGACGATCATGTTCTGGATCGGGTTGGTAGCCAGCGCCGGAACGATGCCTCTAGCCGTCGCAAGCTTGACGGAGTTGGGCCTTTCCGATGTTCTGCTGCTTGTGGCGGCAGGAACGCTTGCGACCTTTGGAATGCTCCTGACAGTTGAAGCCTACCGATTTGGCGAGGTGTCAGCGCTGGCTACTTTTCCGTACCTGCGGATCCTCTTTGCTTTGATAATAGGATATATAGTCTTCGGCGAAGTCGCTTCACCACGCGAATTGCTTGGTGCTGCAGTCATTGTCACTTGTGGTCTGTTGGCAAACGGGCTCCGCCGTCCCGCGTCCCATTAACATTCAAATTAGACATTTTTGTATAGAGGTTTACGGGTCTTATCCGCTGGAACTGGAAAGTAGTTGGGGCTGGCGCCAATTATAAGATGGATCGGCAAACCTATGAGAATTTTTTACGGATTCCGGTTAGCACAGCCTCTGCTCTCACATTTCTTCAAGAGCCTCTAGAAATTGACGTAACATAAGCGACATTTCAACTTGGTTGCAACAATGCGATCCAGCGGGGCACGTTCTAACCTATCAATTTGCCAGATGGCTAGGCTGATTTAGGCGCTTCCCACTGGTTCAGTGCCGCTGAAAAACTCGACTATCTGGTTCATCACCTCCCCACCGACTTCAGGGATTTCCGTCAACACATCGTGCTTTGCATTTTTGATTACCTCGAACGTCCCATTTGGCCATCTTTCCATACGATCTTTTATCGCGCGGTTATCGACCAGTTCGTCCAATTCACCGCAAAACGTGATGCAGGGAATGTCAGGTGAGTGCATTTTTGATAGGCTTCGACATTCAGCAAGGCCTTGATAAAGCCACGCCATGCTCGGTCCACCGATTTGCAAATCAGGGACGGCCCGAGCCTGATCGACCCAGTATTCATACATATCTGAGTTGCGAGTCAGGTTATTCTTTTCGAAAGGCGTCTTTAGCATATAAATCTCGCCACTCTCACCGGGAACATAGATGTGGCCTTTGCCAATCTTCTGCGCCGCCCATGAGAGGGGCCAAGCTGCAATTCGCTGTAACGGTGACATTTTTATGCCAAACATAGGGGAGATAAAGGCAGTCGCCGCAACAGGTAAACCTTCTAGCATTGCACGTAGGCCGATACAGGCTCCCATCGAAATTCCGACAAGAAACCAAGGCTTCGGCAAATCAAGTTCCTCAGCCGCTTTGACCATTGCCGCAACATCTTTCTGGTAATCTGAAAAACGATGGATGTGGCCAGTGTGTGGGTCCTCGGCCATTCGATCAGAGAGCCCCTGGCTCCGCCAATCAATCACCACAGTCGCAAATCCGTTTTTGTCGAAATCCTTGGCGACCCGCCCATATCTTTCAATGTACCCAAAGCGTCCAAGGAACAGCAAGATGGTCCCTTTGCAATCCTTGTCAGCTCCATAAGTGCCTACACGCAGGCGCACGTTATTATCTGTACGCACCCAATAGGCCGCGCCCTGAGAGGGCCCGTCCGCAATTTCTGAGTAGAATTTTGCCTTGTCCATTTATCCACCTACGATTGATTAGGTGTTCAGTCCAAGCGTATCAATCGCAAGCCCGGTCTGACCAACCTGTCGTTTTTCCATTCTTGGCAACTCCCTGTCTAGCGCCATTTGAAGCAGATATTTGACTGTGCTACCAGTCGCCGCTTTGCTTCGCAGAGAAGTGGCTCATTCAAAGTGCAACGAACGGCGGCTCTTCACGCGTTTTCTTGAGAAAACGAAATAGAGAGGTTGTGTCGCAAACTTTGTCGTGAGGCGAGATGGGGCCTCGCTCGGATACAATTATCCAGCGAGTTCTGCGAACTGCTCGAATCCGGACAGCCCTGGTCGGTCAAATTGTCCTTTGCGGATCATGTGGGCGACTTCGATGCCCGCCAGAGTGGATGCGGCTGAATTGAACGATTTGAAGGTTTGCATGGGGCGGGTAATCTTCTTTATGAAACGGTGATCCTGTTCGATAATATTATTGAGATATTTCACCTGCAGAACCTCGATCAACCAACACCAGTTATGCATCACCAGCAGGCAATTCATGTTGAACAGACCGGCCGCGTTTGATCCGCTCTTGTCGATGACAACCTTGTCCGGCCAGCCGTTACTGGCGATCACCTTGGCGAAGAATGCGGTCGCTGCCGCCTCATCACGTCGTTCGGACAGCATGAAATCAAGGGTATTGCCGCATTTGTCTATCGCTCGATAGAGATATGTCCACTGGCCTTTGACCTTGATATAGGTTTCGTCCATCCCGCCAAGATCGACCGGTCGACGCCTTCCGACAACGCGCCTCACTGGCAACGGCGACAGAATATTTCTCGGCCCATCGATTGAGCGTTGCATGATCAACATCGACACTGCGCTCGGCCATGATTTCTTCAAGCTCCCGATACGATACTGCAAACCGAACTTAGAAATACACCGCGTATAGGATAACCGATTTCGGATAATGCGCGCTTTTGAAGCTGATCAATCGCTTAAACCTTGAATGAGATGTCGAAAGGCTGCCCAAAGACCGTCACTGTCGAGAAGTGCAACAGCGCTCCAAAAGTTTGCGACACTACCAGCTGCGGTCACATTTCGTTGATCCTATCACAGTATGGCATCTCTCAGGCTTGCAAAGCATACCCAAATTTGACGGCAAGAATTTTCCCGAAACGTTGCTGCTCAGTAATGACAAGCAAATCATCATGCCTGCAAAAAGTGTTCAGCGCTGTCCCAATTTCATATCGTAAAATCTGTTTCTGGATTCGTTTTGCTGACGTTGTCCGTATTGCTTGTGCACTTTGGCCCGAAGGCGTGCAGAAGTCGCGTCTGGCGCGAGCATGTAAACAAGGATGATTGCGTGATCAGGATGCGGACACTGACTGGGGCTTGCTCAGCATACCCGAAGCCAAAAATACACCCGCCGCCACGAGGGTGACGCCAGCCACCTTCAGCGGCGTCACGGTTTCACCAAGAAAGGCCACACCACCCAACAAGGCAAGGATAGGGGTCAGGGCACCAAAGGCAGCGGTCTCGGCAGCTCCTAGGATTTGCACTGCGTAACCGAACAGGAACATCGCCAAAATACCGATTATGAAGCTTTGAAGCACGATCATCACGGCGATGTCCCTCAAGCCGGATGTGGCAAAGCTAACATTGCCCGTGGCCAGCAACAGAGGCGTCATAAGCAGCGTACCCCAAAACAGTCCAATGACCAGGCCATGCAGTGGGCTGAGACCGCTATGGCGAAAAATGACGGAATAGATAGCCCAAGCCCCTGATCCGGTCAAAAACAACAGGTGGCCCTTCCATGCGCCATCGACTGTTCCAGCGAGCATTTGCCAAAGGCTGACGATCATTGCGCCAGCCAATATCATCGCCAGACCAAGCCGACGGCGTGGGCCGATAACTTCTCCTGTCATGGCATAGGCGGCCAGTGCGGTCCAGAAAGGCAGCATGCCGGGAGCCAATGCCCCGCCATCCGAAGCAGGCGCATAGGTGAGCCCCGTGGATACCACGAAGGGAAAGACAGCGCTGGCACCAACCATCAACATCGCAGCGCGTGGCCAGGACTGTCCATGCGGCATCACACCCAAACGCCACATAACCGGGGCCATAACTAAGGCACCGGGCACCAGACGAAGAATAAGGAGTTCTTCGACCGTGAAGCTGCCCTTTACCGCGAACCGCGTGACCAGCATGAAAGCTGCCCAGATAGTCACTGTGAAAAGCGCAGCTATGAGGCCAAGCGCCCGTGTCCTCGGGAGGTTCATCGATCCGGCCTTTCGTGGGGTAACTATCGGCTAGATTAAACTTGATTGTGGGAACATGCACCAGCCGAACGCGTATCCCGCTGTCACACCGATGGAGAAAACGGCAAGATCAATACGTTCTGGTAGTGGCGCAAAGTTTCGGATTTCAGTTGCGTTGCCCGGCGTGTCGAACCAGGCCCAACACTTTCCCTAGACTCAGTCAGGATTGAAGAGTTGATCAGTTTCAAAGGTGCGCAGTACCCGAAATCCGTGATCCTATACGCCGTGTATTTCAACGTACATCGCAACAGTTGCCTTGGATCAACGCAAGTGAGGCGCGCATGGGTAGCTTGTAAAGGCTCACCTCTGCGCAACTGCCAATGTTGTAAATCCGTTTCGCAAGGACTTCCTATGTTTCAACTATATGCCGCAATCTGGCGCATCAGTGGACCTCGTCAGATTTTTCTCATTCTTCTTTCGCTTGCTATTGCGGCTCTGGCTGCTGCTCCACTGAAATTTCAGCAAGAGATCGTTAACCTTTTGACAAAAGGCAACTTTGAGACGTCTCACCTCTTCCTGCTTGGGGGGGGGATGATAGGAGTGATCGTGCTTAGTCTGGGGCTCAAATGGCTCATGGGGTACCGGTCACAGCTACTGGGGGAAAACGTGATCCGCCTCATTCGGGGAAGGCTGCTTCAAGAGGCTGCAGATGAAGAAAAGTCGCATGGCGACATTCTTACGGGGACCTTGTCGACGGCTATTTCAGCCGAAGCTGAAGAGCTTGGGAAATTCACAGGCAGTGCCTTTTCCGAACCTGTAATGCAGATCGGCACTTTGATCAGTGTGGTCAGCTTTGTCGCCTCAACTCAACCGGGTCTCGGCATCGTGGCGCTTTTGATAATCGCACCTCAGGTGGTTATCGTCTTATCTACACAGCGCAAGGTAAACGCCCTGTTGGCGGAGCGCGTCCGATTGTTGCGCCGTGCGACCGATCAGATCACGGCGACGGAGCTTCAGGTCGTCGTGAAATCGGTTTTAGAGGATTTTGACCGTATCTACGACGTCAGGCGATCAATGTTTAAGTGGAAATTGTCGACCAAATTCCTGTTGAGCACTATCAACGGCGCGGGGACAGTTTCTGTTTTCATGCTTGGCGGACTGCTTGTTTTAAAAGGTCAAACAGATGTCGGCACCATTGTTGCGGCGACTATGGGACTGGGTCGGTTACAAGGCCCAACAACTTTTCTGATTTCGTTCTATCGGCAGGTCAGTGCAAACCGTGTCAAATTTGAGCTTCTGCGCGGGCTGTCGTTGCACAAAGATGCCGCTGATGGATGAGGCAGCTTGGTTGTGTCGCAAACTTTGTCTTGAGGCGAGATGGGGCTCAGGTCAAACACGTGCTCAGCTTTTTGCACTTGTCAAATTGCGGCGACATGCTCAAAATTTATGTTAGGGTACAGGAGTTTGCTGATGCACTATTCGCAGCCACATTCCGTCATCCTGCAAGTAAGACGAAGTGCATAGAGCTTCGTAAAGCGCCACATCACTTCGTTCGGCAGAGATACGATAGGCGAGAACGGCGACGCCCTTTTCTTGTTTGAAATAGCGTTCAGTCATCACGACAGACCGCCATCGCTGCGCAACGCCGCTCTCCCGCCAAAGGGCATCACCCCGAAGAATTCTTGAAGGATATGGTAAAACAAAAACAGCATCCTTCGCTGTCATATGCCGTGCGCTGTCAGCACCTTCCGTCCAAAACCGTTCTTCAAGGTTCCAAAGGTCGTCTTCATCAGTCATATTTTACGCCCTTTCAAGCCAACTGGCTTTGAGCCACGCGAGGTTGGTAGCGCTGCGTCCCAAATCGGGCGCTTGCATGGCTACAAACTTAATCCAATCGCACGGAGCGAATGCGCGAATTCTTCTAAATCAAGCACTTGAACAAGAAGGCCCTAAGTACTGAGAGGCTCAAGTAAGGAGTACAACAAATGAAGCCAGCGTTTTTACGCGCCGTGCATTTAGGCGTTGCCTTGCCGTTTCAAGTTTAATGTGAGCAGCTTCCAATTGCATCAACGCTCGCTCACGCTGTTCGTAAATCTTTCGTATCTTAGAGCCAGGGTTTCCGATTACTAAAAGGCTAGGTTGGCAATTTGATGGAAACCAGGTTTTCACTTCGTGCAACGCTGTGTCCCAGGCACGATCTGCTTCCAGATAACGCTGGTAATTTACCAACAAAACACGTCGTCTCGTTACAAGGTAAGTATGCATTTTCCTCTCCAATCTTTGATTGAAATCAGGTGTTTTTAGTCAGATGCAAGGCTGTTTGAGCCTTTGTAATCGTATCATTCAGTGAACCTGCTGTAGACACAATGTGCCAATCAGTGGGCGCTTTGCAGATTTTTGACTGTTGCCGGACCACGCTCTCATCCGCATCCGAGGCGTCACCTGAACGGGCCTGAACCCGGTCAATCAGGACCGGCAGGGGCGCTTTAAGCCAGAGCGCCTGCAGCGTGACACCCGCCTTGCGCGCAATGACCCCTGCTTCCACCCTGATGGCCGAGTCTAAAAATGTCGCGTCTAATAGAACGGAGTGGCCAGCGGCAAGTATCCTATCTGCGCGCTCAAACATTCTGAGATAGACAGCATTCCGTGTCTCAGTTGCATATTTTTCCAAAGAGAGACGTTCCTGTTCGCCCACATCAAACATCACCTTACGCTCCAAGTCGCTGCGCAAGTGCACCGCTCCTGGCGATCTGCCAACTGAAGGGGCCAGCGCACGTGATACAGCTGTTTTACCTGTACCTGATAACCCCCCAATCAGCACCATGGACGGCGTTGGTGGCCGCAAGAAGGCTATCGCTTCATTGAGAAACTGAGCCGCATCAGGGCTTGGGGCCACTCCGGTCGCCGTGGCCGTCTGTACCGATACCATCGCGCGAATAGCAGCCCTGATAGCCACGAACAGGGGTAGGGTTGCGAGCCCTTCATCTTCGCTGTCCAAAGCAGCCAGAAGGTAAGCATTCAGCACCATATTGGCTGCACGACCCTGGTGCCGGTGCAGAAGATCCATGATTAGAAAAGCCAGATCATAAAGCACATCGCAGGTGCCGAGCGCCTCGTTAAATTCCAGCGCGTCAAAAGGCACCGGTTTATCGTCTAAAAGTACTAGATTTCGAAGGTGCAAATCACCATGGCATCGCCGCACATGCCCTGCTTCAGTGCGACACCGCAGTAGCGCCGCAACCCGCTTCAACATTGCACGACTTTCATGATGAAACCGATCGATCAATCCCGATCCCAATGGCTCCTTCATCTCTACAAAGACCCGGTCAAGCTCATCCAGAATACCCCGGATCAGGCGTTCACCGTCGTCGTCGCGTTGTGGATTCTGGGCATGATATTCAAAAACGGCCGTTCCCAGTTTGTTGGCAAGTGCGTCGTCAATGCCACCCGCATCTGCAATTGCGGCCAGTTCGTCTGTTTTAGGGAACCGCCACATGCGTAGTACCCATTCAACGGGGGCACCATCCCCGTCAAGTGCAAGGCTCCCATCAGACATGCGCGTCACAGGTATGACGTCATGATAGATTCTTGGTGCTGTGGGTTTGTTTAATTCTAATTCGCGGCGCAGCATGACTTCGCGCAAGTCCAACGTGGAAAAGTCCAAATAATCGTAGCGGACTGCGCGTTTGATTTTGAGCGCGACATCCCCGGCCAAAAAGATCAACGCGCCATGCGTTTGGACCATCTCAACTGGCCCGCCACCGGGATGCCAGCGTGGCGACTTCAGGAACGCAATGACCTCGTCTTGCATGATGAACAAACCTTCCGAACCAGTCTCATAGACAATGTAAGAACGCGCTTTGACTAATAGTTGATGCAATTGGCAAATGCAGGATAGCGGTGGGTTAGAGCTACTTCGACGAGCACGCCCGGCTCACGGGTCAAAATTTCGTCCAGCAATTCCTCTACCAATCGGAGAAAGCCCGTATTGCGGACTCCCGCATGTCCCATAGACTTTGTGGAGACAGCTATCGCTAAGGGGCTGAAACGGCACCGCGCGGTTAACAATAATTTCGGCGCGTATTCAACACCCACATATGTATTTAGGCACTGCCAAAATACCTTAGCCTCACGGCTGCCGTACGCAAGTAAAGTTCGGGATTCCGGATTTGCGAGGATCGTTTCAAACAAAATCTGATCCGAACTTTCTGGATAGATGGTTACGTCAATTCCTTCATCAACCCCAAGATCAGTTATGTCCAAAGCTAACATTTTTCTCGGATCTATGGTGCCGATGGGTTTCCGGAATTGCCCTGTGTTTGGAATATCGTCGTGCATGTGACCTCTCCTAGGAAAGGGCAGGTCGGTTAGGCCCACCATCCATCTCAGAATGACGCTGCTTTAGTGACAGAAATTGATATTTCTCATTCAGCTGAACAGGAAAACGGTAGTGTTGCAAAGTTCTGGATTTCAGTTGGGTTGCAGGGCGTGTCGAGCCAGACCGCACACTTTCCCGAGACTCAGTCAGGGTTGAGGAGTTGGTCAGTTTCAAAGGCAGCCACTATCCCAAATCCGTCATCGTGTACGCCGCGTTCTGCCATGATCTCTTCGAGATCGCGATACGAAACGGGAAAGCGAACGTA
It includes:
- a CDS encoding winged helix-turn-helix domain-containing protein, producing the protein MSNLYLRAVIRRDRAGSLPAQTNDVHSADNITIHSFDGMVARFDQFELLDRTGAVVNLTSGEFRLLNVFLQNPKRILSRDRLMDLLNGAEWSPLDRTIDNRIARLRRKIERDPSTPVLIKTVRGIGYAFTADVETS
- a CDS encoding cation transporting ATPase C-terminal domain-containing protein, which codes for MSMNMLVVLEIFHLFYIRNIFGPSINWATLKGTRPVWISVFLVTAAQFAATYLPAAQPVLGTQAVPVLDGMLIITIGVIFFAIIETEKQLRLILTSSNEI
- a CDS encoding ferredoxin reductase family protein yields the protein MKPLFLIVAYLVVVTLPLILSWVVGGSPRPFHQELASGLGILAFSMVLMEFVLSGRFKSISNGVGMDVTMRFHQIMARTALVFALLHPFLYQGTPSGGQRPWDPTRQLTITTDFSALSTGIGAYLLFPSLVLLAIGRTQLDYKYETWRLIHGIGALLIALLLLHHTVYAGRYGSQPAMTWVWLAMSGVAVGSLLYVYLLVPILDKARPWRVTSVAQLTPKQWEVIMKPDGHSGLDYKAGQFVWLNVGQSSFSMKENPFSICSAPAAGTEIAFMIKELGDFTRTLGRIKAGTVAYLDGPYGNLSVNGRAEPGVALIAGGVGLAPLLGILRQMRLTGDPRKVKLIYGNRVVDQIACRDELGEQDVTYVVSEPPETWHGEIGFIDAALIDRVFSAKEISEWVFVMCGPAIMMDIVEDHLIERGTPSHRILSERFDYD
- a CDS encoding IS5 family transposase — encoded protein: MPHKFNVSRRDKIPKQKHSVINGPEYNESLRRRADLTVWISEDAPSLWSAQRQKTRGGQPRYSDLAIELCLTLGMVFQQPLRQTQGLMRSIAALLRVEIAVPDFSTLSTLSRRGNGLVLSERHRSNSRAPIHLVVDSTGLKIFGDGDWLEEKHKTKRKRRSWRKLHLGLDLASGEIVCADLTTDDVGDPTALPDLLDQVDGPVDLFFADGAYDGEPTSDLLAARFGSMIEVTIPPPKNAILSLNAAKDPTARDGHIAEIATHGRMAWQKATGYNQRSRGETLIGRWKTVIGPKLKARNFENHKTEARIGVQVLNRMTGLGRPRFERTA
- a CDS encoding DMT family transporter, which codes for MQLIRATRPFAAAILIFQNRVLARTEHTATIMFWIGLVASAGTMPLAVASLTELGLSDVLLLVAAGTLATFGMLLTVEAYRFGEVSALATFPYLRILFALIIGYIVFGEVASPRELLGAAVIVTCGLLANGLRRPASH
- a CDS encoding alpha/beta fold hydrolase codes for the protein MDKAKFYSEIADGPSQGAAYWVRTDNNVRLRVGTYGADKDCKGTILLFLGRFGYIERYGRVAKDFDKNGFATVVIDWRSQGLSDRMAEDPHTGHIHRFSDYQKDVAAMVKAAEELDLPKPWFLVGISMGACIGLRAMLEGLPVAATAFISPMFGIKMSPLQRIAAWPLSWAAQKIGKGHIYVPGESGEIYMLKTPFEKNNLTRNSDMYEYWVDQARAVPDLQIGGPSMAWLYQGLAECRSLSKMHSPDIPCITFCGELDELVDNRAIKDRMERWPNGTFEVIKNAKHDVLTEIPEVGGEVMNQIVEFFSGTEPVGSA
- a CDS encoding DMT family transporter, with amino-acid sequence MNLPRTRALGLIAALFTVTIWAAFMLVTRFAVKGSFTVEELLILRLVPGALVMAPVMWRLGVMPHGQSWPRAAMLMVGASAVFPFVVSTGLTYAPASDGGALAPGMLPFWTALAAYAMTGEVIGPRRRLGLAMILAGAMIVSLWQMLAGTVDGAWKGHLLFLTGSGAWAIYSVIFRHSGLSPLHGLVIGLFWGTLLMTPLLLATGNVSFATSGLRDIAVMIVLQSFIIGILAMFLFGYAVQILGAAETAAFGALTPILALLGGVAFLGETVTPLKVAGVTLVAAGVFLASGMLSKPQSVSAS
- a CDS encoding ABC transporter transmembrane domain-containing protein, with protein sequence MFQLYAAIWRISGPRQIFLILLSLAIAALAAAPLKFQQEIVNLLTKGNFETSHLFLLGGGMIGVIVLSLGLKWLMGYRSQLLGENVIRLIRGRLLQEAADEEKSHGDILTGTLSTAISAEAEELGKFTGSAFSEPVMQIGTLISVVSFVASTQPGLGIVALLIIAPQVVIVLSTQRKVNALLAERVRLLRRATDQITATELQVVVKSVLEDFDRIYDVRRSMFKWKLSTKFLLSTINGAGTVSVFMLGGLLVLKGQTDVGTIVAATMGLGRLQGPTTFLISFYRQVSANRVKFELLRGLSLHKDAADG
- a CDS encoding bifunctional aminoglycoside phosphotransferase/ATP-binding protein, translating into MQDEVIAFLKSPRWHPGGGPVEMVQTHGALIFLAGDVALKIKRAVRYDYLDFSTLDLREVMLRRELELNKPTAPRIYHDVIPVTRMSDGSLALDGDGAPVEWVLRMWRFPKTDELAAIADAGGIDDALANKLGTAVFEYHAQNPQRDDDGERLIRGILDELDRVFVEMKEPLGSGLIDRFHHESRAMLKRVAALLRCRTEAGHVRRCHGDLHLRNLVLLDDKPVPFDALEFNEALGTCDVLYDLAFLIMDLLHRHQGRAANMVLNAYLLAALDSEDEGLATLPLFVAIRAAIRAMVSVQTATATGVAPSPDAAQFLNEAIAFLRPPTPSMVLIGGLSGTGKTAVSRALAPSVGRSPGAVHLRSDLERKVMFDVGEQERLSLEKYATETRNAVYLRMFERADRILAAGHSVLLDATFLDSAIRVEAGVIARKAGVTLQALWLKAPLPVLIDRVQARSGDASDADESVVRQQSKICKAPTDWHIVSTAGSLNDTITKAQTALHLTKNT